One window of the Trifolium pratense cultivar HEN17-A07 linkage group LG2, ARS_RC_1.1, whole genome shotgun sequence genome contains the following:
- the LOC123907890 gene encoding protein STRUBBELIG-RECEPTOR FAMILY 3-like produces the protein MGFLNLELHVQIFVTTMMVILLGTFCVADTDPVDVAAINSLYVAMHSPPLQGWKPVGGDPCFDHWQGVDCVFSNITAIRLAGLNLGGELGSNLDFPSIIDIDLSNNHIGGAIPFTLPPTLRTLSLSGNRLNGSIPDALSLLTQLSNLDLANNNLTGQLPSSMGSLSSLTTLLLQNNRLVGTLFVLQDLPLQDLDIENNLFSGPIPPNLLSIANFRKDGNPFNTTIIPSPPVAAAPLPLPIGRSPEESPWHVAYSPSDFTAPMPGNVKKSFLAKHAIWIASAGVLIFIVLGICIFMVCCCKKESKNKNSQNLDVEGFPQTLHKPTRNNTVYEATNQDGKAEKAPRVNEVPNRRTNLIPKAQDEQEVYVNRLNTISSTSEYNNGSHHPLLQPPPHSLPIIPGEKVIVNPIATTTTERQAMTSSVKMYTVASLQQYTNSFSQENLIGEGTLGSVYRAELPDGKLLAVKKLDATTFKDQNDEQFLQLVSSISKIQHANIAKLVGYCAEYNQRLLIYEYCNNGTLYEALHGDDEHCIKFPWNARIKVALGAARALEYLHENFRPPIVHRNFRSANVLLNEKSEVRVSDCGLGHLLSSGTVGQLSGHLLTAHGYSAPEFELGSYTQQSDVFSFGVVMLELLTGRKSYDRSRPRGEQFLVRWAIPQLHDIDALSKMVDPRLNGSYSMKSLSRFADIVSSCIQREPEFRPAMSEIVQDLLLTM, from the exons ATGGGGTTTTTGAATTTGGAGTTGCATGTGCAAATCTTTGTCACTACTATGATGGTGATTCTACTGGGAACTTTCTGTGTTGCAGACACTGACCCTGTTGATG TTGCTGCAATCAATAGTCTATATGTTGCTATGCACTCACCACCTCTTCAAGGGTGGAAGCCTGTGGGAGGGGATCCATGTTTCGACCATTGGCAAGGTGTGGATTGTGTCTTCTCCAACATAACTGCGAT ACGACTAGCAGGCTTGAATTTGGGTGGAGAGCTTGGCAGTAATTTGGATTTCCCGTCCATTATAGACAT TGATCTTAGCAACAACCACATTGGAGGTGCCATTCCATTCACTTTACCGCCTACTTTGAGGACCTT GTCTCTGTCAGGAAATCGGTTAAATGGAAGCATTCCAGATGCGTTATCCTTATTAACTCAATTGTCAAACTT GGATTTGGCCAATAACAACTTGACCGGTCAGCTGCCTTCTTCAATGGGGAGTTTATCATCTCTTACAACATT ACTGTTGCAGAACAATCGACTTGTAGGGACCCTTTTTGTTTTGCAGGACCTTCCTCTTCAGGATTT GGATATAGAGAATAATTTATTCTCTGGCCCAATTCCTCCAAATTTGTTGAGCATCGCTAATTTCAG AAAAGATGGGAATCCatttaatactactattattCCATCTCCGCCTGTTGCTGCAGCCCCTTTGCCTCTACCTATCGGGCGATCCCCTGAAGAATCACCTTGGCATGTGGCATATAGTCCTTCTGACTTCACAGCACCGATGCCCGGAAATGTTAAGAAGTCTTTCCTAGCTAAGCATGCCATTTGGATTGCCAGTGCCGGTGTATTAATATTTATCGTTCTGggaatttgtatttttatggTGTGTTGCTGTAAGAAagagtcaaaaaataaaaattctcaGAACCTTGATGTGGAGGGTTTTCCACAAACTTTGCATAAACCTACTCGCAACAACACTGTTTATGAAGCAACTAATCAAGATGGAAAAG CTGAGAAAGCACCGCGTGTAAATGAAGTTCCAAATAGAAGAACAAATTTGATTCCAAAGGCTCAGGATGAACAAGAAGTATATGTCAACAGACTCAACACAATATCTTCAACATCAGAATACAATAATGGTTCACATCATCCACTCCTGCAGCCGCCACCACATTCTTTGCCAATCATTCCTGGTGAGAAAGTCATCGTCAATCCAATTGCAACTACAACAACCGAAAGACAAGCTATGACTAGTTCAGTCAAAATGTATACTGTTGCATCACTTCAGCAATATACAAATAGCTTTTCCCAAGAAAATCTTATTGGTGAAGGCACTCTTGGATCTGTGTATAGAGCGGAGCTCCCTGATGGAAAG CTGCTGGCAGTGAAGAAACTGGATGCTACCACTTTCAAGGACCAGAATGATGAACAGTTTCTTCAATTGGTATCCAGCATCTCAAAAATTCAGCATGCCAATATCGCAAAGCTTGTGGGCTACTGTGCTGAGTATAACCAACGATTGCTTATATACGAGTATTGTAATAATGGAACCCTATATGAAGCACTTCATGGTGATGACGAACATTGTATTAAATTTCCATGGAATGCACGCATTAAGGTCGCACTTGGAGCTGCAAGGGCTTTAGA GTATCTGCATGAAAACTTTCGGCCGCCTATTGTTCACCGAAATTTTAGATCTGCTAATGTTCTCCTGAATGAAAAGTCGGAAGTGCGTGTCTCTGATTGTGGATTAGGTCACTTGCTATCTTCTGGCACTGTTGGTCAG TTATCTGGACACCTCCTTACAGCTCATGGTTACAGTGCTCCAGAATTTGAGTTGGGAAGTTATACACAGCAAAGTGATGTCTTCAGTTTCGGAGTCGTAATGCTAGAACTCCTCACTGGAAGAAAATCCTATGACAG GTCACGGCCTCGTGGAGAGCAATTTTTGGTCAGATGGGCAATTCCTCAACTTCATGATATTGATGCATTGTCAAAAATGGTTGATCCTCGCTTAAATGGATCATATTCTATGAAGTCGTTGTCACGCTTTGCAGATATTGTTTCTTCATGTATTCAG cgtGAACCCGAATTCCGGCCAGCTATGTCTGAAATAGTTCAAGATCTCTTGCTAACAATGTAG